The following are from one region of the candidate division KSB1 bacterium genome:
- a CDS encoding type I polyketide synthase, giving the protein MSNPAPSKDQRELLKRALLKIDDLQARLDRLNEPIAVIGLGCRFPNGANDPESFWQLLREGVDGITEIPPERWNVDAYYDPDPSVPGKMYTRRAGFIEGVDLFDPQFFGIAPREAVSMDPQQRLLLEVTWEALEHAGQAPAKLAGSRTGVYIGISGNDYSHLQSTSGSRDYIDTYFGAGVAHSIASGRISYLLGLQGPSVSVDTACSASLTALHLACQSLRLGESDLALAGGVNVILSPDGIITASQARMLSPDGRCKTFDASADGYVRAEGCGMVVLKRLSDALANHDHILALIHGTAANQDGRSSGLTAPNTAAQQAVIRAALERSGLQPSDISYLETHGTGTALGDPIEVQSLGAVFGADRSPAQPLLIGAVKSNIGHLEAAAGIAGFIKTVLALQHRELPPSLHVRHLNPYIAWDKLPIKVVTTAMPWSLPPNQRRLAGVSSFGFSGTNVHVILEEAPARPPAAATNALERPRHVLTLSAKSEAALQQLASRYQHHLAEHPTAALPDICFTANAGRSHFTHRLALTAATCAQARELLAAFCSGQVPPGVQVGQVDEGQRPGIAFLFTGQGAQYPDMGRQLYETQPVFRAALEECDALLRPHLEKPLLSVLFRQPSAALTDNWLDQTAYTQPALFAIEYALAELWRAWGVQPAVVMGHSVGEYVAACVAGVFSLADGLKLIAARGRLMQALPPNGTMVAVFAGEALVRAALAPYAGRVDLGAINGPNNIVISGEAAAVAALVAQFEQQGIKSRPLTVSHAFHSPLMEPMLDEFERIAAEIAYAPPRIGLISNLTGKLVAEDEVTNAQYWRRHVRGTVRFAEAMTALPQQGCCIFLEIGPRPTLLSMGQRCLPEGTGLWLPSLRPGRDDWETMLDSLASLYVHGVNVDWARFDRDYARQRVILPTYPFQRSRYWAKAAELGRRRGARRMGQEAGSEGQATGHPLLGARLRSALKEVQFENEISLTTQEFLREHRFYGTAVFPATAYVEMALAAAAEVSGAPPAVLEQVNIHEALLLPEDQTAILQTILTPLPGGKFAFQMFSMSENGGDGKWRLHAEGMLLSGIATPTAGKIGRREILARCPIPFAVDAYYRRFSELGVDYGPGFRGLTAIQRGEGEALGHVQLPAGTVSDEFHLHPALLDACLQLLGAAAFDERQAAEQRVYMPAGFERLRVHLAKVQAVWCHARLRPGGNEQALVCDLHLFEEDGTPVASLEGLRCKRVTPAALQRLPQKIDDWFYEIHWQPQTLAEMAAPAAAPQDRPGVWLILAGADGAGKALAECLEQRRQTCILVSAGEKFTRRQPNEWCVNPAERADFERLLQESGLLQEVNWRGVVHLWGLTAGLEEKISAEVLQQNAQFVCGSALALVQAMAGAKLAGAPRLWLVTAGAQSLDGDAAPPAAAQMPLWGLGNVIALEHPALQCRRVDLEAGAVLPAMPQLAEECLAEGAEDQIAWRRGRRFVARLRRAPMESHESRALRDSVLEERPVKLEIPRRGILENLQLVPLTRRPPQRGEVEIRVLATGLNFRDVLNALGMYPGDPGPLGNECVGRITAVGDGVTDLAVGDEVMALAADTFATYVTTDAAFVVPKPAPLSLEEAATLPITFLTAYHALLHLGKMRAGERVLIHAAAGGVGLAAVQLAQRAGAEIFATAGSPEKHAHLRALGVQHIFSSRTLDFAERIRQLTNGEGVDLVLNSLAGEFIPRSLALLRRGGRFLEIGKTDVWNADRVKALYPEVSYHVIYLGETVRQQPALIRRQFLELYQAFTRGELKPLPVTSFPLAEAVSAYRFMAQARHIGKVVLTQPEQANGKEHGASDKEQGAGGRRQGTIDERASYLITGGLGALGLHVARWMVEQGARHVVLVGRSAPSPEAARVIAEMEQTGAQITIARGDISREDEVWRIVADITPPLRGIVHAAGVLADGVLLQQEWSRFARVLAPKMNGAWHLHRATRHLPLDFFVMFSSIAALFGATGQGNYAAANAFLDGLAHYRRRQGLPALSINWGAWAEGGMVTSLGKRGEHKMSGTGLSLIAPEQGVQALARLLASDRTQVVVMPIAWQQFLQRFAPGQEPPFYAEMARQTRIDPKYFKAPEQAVTILQALEKATPAERLELLTAHVREQVVKVLGLEGAPPPGLHQGLTDLGMDSLMAVELSNRLRASFGKSLPSTLAFEHPTIAALTQYLATEVLAWETASEAAAPDAGNGGVPAVAESLANLSGEELEESLLKELEGAGY; this is encoded by the coding sequence ATGAGTAATCCCGCACCCAGTAAAGACCAGCGCGAGCTGCTCAAACGCGCGTTGTTGAAGATCGATGACCTGCAGGCCCGGCTTGACCGGCTCAATGAACCGATCGCGGTGATCGGCCTGGGCTGCCGCTTTCCCAACGGCGCCAATGATCCGGAAAGCTTCTGGCAGCTGCTGCGCGAGGGGGTCGATGGCATCACCGAAATTCCGCCGGAGCGCTGGAACGTGGACGCCTATTACGATCCCGATCCCAGTGTGCCCGGCAAGATGTACACACGCCGCGCCGGTTTCATCGAAGGGGTCGATCTTTTCGATCCGCAGTTCTTCGGCATCGCGCCGCGTGAAGCCGTGAGCATGGACCCGCAGCAGCGCCTGCTGCTGGAGGTGACGTGGGAGGCGCTGGAGCACGCCGGCCAGGCGCCCGCCAAACTCGCCGGCTCACGCACCGGCGTTTACATCGGCATCAGCGGCAACGATTACTCGCATTTGCAGTCCACCTCCGGCTCGCGGGATTACATCGACACCTATTTTGGTGCGGGGGTGGCACACAGCATTGCCTCCGGCCGGATTTCCTATCTGCTCGGTCTGCAGGGGCCGAGCGTCTCGGTGGACACCGCCTGCTCGGCCTCGCTCACCGCCCTGCATCTGGCCTGCCAGAGCCTGCGCCTGGGTGAAAGCGACCTGGCACTGGCGGGCGGCGTGAACGTGATTCTCTCGCCGGATGGCATCATCACGGCCTCACAAGCGCGCATGCTCTCCCCCGATGGCCGCTGCAAAACCTTCGATGCCTCCGCCGATGGCTACGTGCGTGCCGAGGGCTGCGGCATGGTCGTGCTCAAACGCCTGTCTGATGCCTTGGCGAACCACGACCACATTCTCGCGCTGATTCACGGCACGGCTGCCAATCAAGACGGCCGCAGCAGCGGCTTGACCGCTCCCAACACGGCGGCGCAACAGGCCGTGATTCGCGCCGCGCTGGAGAGGTCCGGCCTGCAACCGTCGGATATTTCCTATCTCGAAACCCACGGCACCGGCACCGCGCTGGGCGATCCCATCGAAGTGCAATCGTTGGGCGCGGTGTTCGGAGCGGACCGTTCGCCCGCGCAGCCATTGTTGATCGGCGCGGTGAAATCCAACATCGGCCACCTCGAAGCCGCGGCGGGCATTGCGGGCTTCATCAAAACCGTGCTGGCATTGCAGCATCGCGAGCTGCCGCCGAGCCTGCACGTGCGCCATCTGAATCCCTACATCGCCTGGGACAAGCTGCCGATCAAAGTCGTCACAACGGCCATGCCCTGGTCCCTGCCGCCCAACCAGCGCCGCCTGGCAGGTGTCAGTTCCTTTGGTTTCAGCGGCACCAACGTGCACGTCATCCTCGAGGAAGCGCCGGCGCGCCCGCCGGCGGCAGCGACGAACGCCCTTGAGCGGCCGCGGCATGTGCTCACACTTTCCGCCAAAAGCGAAGCCGCACTCCAGCAACTGGCAAGCCGCTATCAACACCATTTGGCGGAGCATCCGACGGCTGCGCTGCCCGACATCTGTTTCACCGCCAATGCCGGACGCAGCCATTTCACCCACCGGCTGGCGCTCACCGCCGCAACGTGCGCGCAAGCACGCGAGTTGCTCGCCGCCTTCTGCAGCGGACAGGTGCCGCCCGGGGTGCAGGTGGGCCAGGTCGATGAAGGTCAGCGCCCCGGGATTGCGTTTCTCTTCACCGGCCAGGGCGCGCAGTACCCCGACATGGGCCGTCAGCTTTATGAAACACAGCCGGTGTTTCGTGCCGCGCTGGAGGAATGTGATGCACTGCTGCGGCCGCATCTCGAAAAACCCCTGCTGTCGGTGTTGTTCCGGCAACCATCTGCAGCGCTCACGGATAACTGGCTTGACCAGACGGCCTACACCCAGCCGGCCTTGTTCGCCATCGAATATGCGCTCGCCGAGCTGTGGCGCGCCTGGGGGGTGCAGCCGGCAGTGGTGATGGGTCACAGTGTGGGCGAATATGTGGCGGCCTGCGTTGCCGGTGTGTTCAGTTTGGCAGACGGCTTGAAATTGATCGCGGCGCGCGGCCGGTTGATGCAGGCGCTGCCGCCAAACGGCACGATGGTGGCGGTGTTTGCCGGGGAAGCGCTGGTGCGTGCCGCACTCGCCCCCTATGCCGGCCGGGTTGACCTCGGCGCAATCAACGGCCCCAACAATATCGTGATCTCCGGCGAAGCCGCGGCCGTGGCGGCGCTCGTGGCGCAATTCGAACAACAGGGCATCAAAAGCAGGCCGCTGACGGTCTCGCATGCCTTTCACTCGCCCCTGATGGAGCCGATGCTGGACGAGTTCGAGCGCATTGCCGCGGAGATCGCATACGCGCCGCCACGCATCGGGTTGATTTCAAATCTCACCGGCAAGCTCGTGGCCGAGGATGAAGTCACCAATGCGCAGTACTGGCGCCGCCACGTGCGCGGCACGGTGCGCTTTGCCGAGGCCATGACCGCGCTGCCGCAGCAGGGCTGCTGCATCTTTCTCGAAATCGGCCCGCGGCCAACCCTGCTGAGCATGGGACAGCGCTGTCTGCCGGAAGGCACGGGATTGTGGCTGCCCTCGTTGCGTCCGGGCCGCGACGATTGGGAGACGATGCTGGACTCGCTAGCCAGTCTCTACGTTCACGGCGTGAACGTGGACTGGGCACGTTTCGACCGTGACTATGCCCGGCAGCGCGTGATCCTGCCGACCTATCCGTTTCAACGCAGCCGCTATTGGGCCAAAGCCGCGGAGCTGGGCAGGAGGCGGGGAGCAAGGCGCATGGGGCAAGAGGCGGGAAGCGAAGGTCAAGCGACGGGGCATCCCCTGTTGGGTGCACGGTTGCGCTCGGCGCTCAAAGAAGTGCAATTCGAGAACGAAATCAGCCTGACGACGCAGGAATTCCTGCGCGAACATCGCTTCTATGGCACCGCCGTTTTCCCCGCGACGGCTTATGTTGAAATGGCATTGGCCGCCGCAGCCGAAGTATCGGGCGCGCCCCCTGCCGTGCTGGAGCAGGTGAATATTCACGAAGCCCTGTTGTTGCCGGAAGACCAGACCGCCATCCTGCAAACCATTCTCACGCCCCTGCCGGGAGGCAAATTTGCCTTTCAGATGTTCAGCATGAGTGAAAACGGTGGCGACGGCAAATGGCGGCTGCATGCCGAGGGCATGCTGCTCTCCGGCATTGCAACGCCCACAGCCGGGAAGATCGGGCGGCGGGAAATACTCGCGCGCTGTCCCATCCCGTTCGCAGTTGACGCCTATTATCGCCGCTTCAGCGAACTGGGGGTCGATTACGGGCCGGGCTTTCGCGGCCTGACGGCCATTCAGCGCGGGGAGGGGGAAGCGCTGGGGCACGTGCAATTGCCCGCCGGAACGGTCAGCGACGAGTTTCATCTGCATCCTGCCCTGCTGGATGCCTGCCTGCAATTGCTGGGTGCCGCGGCCTTCGATGAGCGTCAGGCGGCGGAGCAAAGAGTCTACATGCCCGCGGGTTTCGAACGGCTGCGGGTGCATCTTGCGAAGGTGCAGGCCGTCTGGTGCCATGCCCGTTTGCGGCCGGGCGGCAACGAGCAGGCGCTGGTGTGTGATCTGCACCTGTTCGAAGAGGACGGCACGCCCGTCGCCAGCCTGGAGGGGTTGCGCTGCAAACGCGTGACGCCCGCGGCGCTGCAGCGCTTGCCGCAGAAGATCGACGACTGGTTTTATGAAATCCACTGGCAGCCGCAGACCCTGGCGGAGATGGCTGCTCCGGCGGCGGCGCCACAAGACCGGCCGGGTGTCTGGCTGATTTTGGCCGGTGCCGACGGCGCCGGCAAGGCGCTGGCAGAATGTCTCGAGCAGCGGCGGCAAACCTGCATTCTCGTTTCCGCCGGGGAAAAATTCACACGCCGGCAGCCAAACGAATGGTGTGTCAACCCGGCGGAACGCGCGGATTTCGAGCGCCTGTTGCAGGAAAGCGGCTTGCTGCAGGAGGTCAACTGGCGCGGCGTGGTGCATTTGTGGGGTTTGACCGCCGGCCTGGAGGAGAAGATCTCCGCGGAAGTGCTGCAGCAAAATGCGCAGTTTGTGTGTGGCAGTGCTCTGGCCCTGGTGCAGGCGATGGCGGGCGCGAAACTCGCGGGGGCTCCGCGCCTGTGGCTGGTCACCGCCGGTGCACAAAGCCTCGATGGCGATGCTGCGCCGCCGGCAGCCGCGCAAATGCCGTTGTGGGGGCTGGGCAATGTGATCGCACTGGAACATCCGGCGTTGCAGTGCCGCCGCGTCGATCTCGAGGCCGGCGCCGTGCTGCCGGCCATGCCGCAGCTTGCGGAGGAATGTTTAGCGGAGGGCGCGGAGGATCAAATCGCCTGGCGCCGCGGCCGGCGCTTCGTTGCGCGGCTGCGGCGTGCACCAATGGAAAGCCATGAATCCCGTGCGCTGCGGGATTCGGTATTAGAGGAGCGTCCGGTCAAGTTGGAGATTCCCAGGCGCGGTATTCTGGAAAATCTCCAACTTGTACCGTTGACGCGGCGGCCGCCGCAACGCGGCGAAGTCGAAATTCGCGTGCTCGCCACCGGCCTGAACTTTCGCGACGTGCTCAACGCGCTGGGCATGTACCCCGGCGATCCCGGCCCGCTCGGCAATGAGTGTGTTGGGCGCATTACGGCCGTGGGCGATGGTGTGACGGATCTGGCCGTCGGCGACGAGGTGATGGCGCTGGCAGCGGATACGTTTGCGACTTATGTCACCACGGATGCCGCTTTCGTGGTACCCAAGCCGGCACCACTCAGTCTCGAGGAGGCAGCGACACTGCCGATCACTTTTCTCACCGCCTATCATGCTTTGCTGCATCTCGGGAAGATGCGGGCCGGCGAGCGGGTGCTGATTCACGCGGCTGCCGGAGGTGTCGGGCTGGCTGCGGTGCAGCTCGCGCAGCGCGCCGGCGCGGAAATTTTTGCGACCGCGGGCAGTCCCGAGAAGCATGCCCATTTGCGCGCGCTGGGCGTGCAGCACATTTTCAGTTCGCGCACGCTGGATTTCGCCGAACGGATCCGGCAGCTCACCAACGGGGAAGGCGTTGACCTGGTGTTGAATTCGCTGGCGGGGGAATTCATTCCCCGCAGCCTGGCGCTGCTGCGGCGCGGCGGCCGCTTTTTGGAGATTGGCAAGACCGACGTGTGGAATGCCGACCGCGTCAAGGCATTGTATCCGGAGGTGTCCTATCACGTCATCTATCTCGGTGAAACTGTGCGGCAGCAGCCCGCGCTGATTCGGCGGCAGTTTCTGGAATTGTACCAAGCCTTCACGCGCGGCGAGCTCAAGCCCTTGCCCGTCACCTCGTTCCCGCTGGCCGAGGCAGTGAGCGCCTATCGTTTCATGGCACAGGCCCGCCACATCGGCAAAGTCGTTTTGACGCAGCCGGAGCAGGCAAATGGCAAGGAGCATGGGGCAAGTGACAAGGAGCAAGGGGCAGGGGGCAGGAGGCAAGGAACAATAGATGAGAGGGCGAGTTACCTCATCACCGGCGGCTTGGGCGCGTTGGGTTTGCACGTGGCCAGGTGGATGGTGGAGCAGGGTGCGCGCCATGTGGTTTTGGTGGGTCGTTCGGCACCCTCGCCGGAAGCGGCGCGTGTGATCGCGGAAATGGAGCAGACGGGCGCGCAGATCACGATCGCCCGCGGCGACATCAGCCGGGAAGACGAGGTCTGGCGGATCGTGGCGGACATCACACCGCCGCTGCGCGGCATCGTGCACGCTGCCGGTGTGCTGGCCGACGGCGTTTTGCTGCAGCAGGAGTGGTCCCGCTTTGCCCGCGTGCTGGCACCCAAAATGAACGGTGCGTGGCATCTGCACCGTGCCACCCGCCATCTGCCGCTGGATTTCTTCGTGATGTTCTCTTCGATTGCCGCGCTGTTCGGCGCCACCGGCCAGGGCAATTATGCCGCGGCCAATGCTTTTCTCGACGGCCTGGCGCATTACCGCCGCCGCCAGGGGCTCCCCGCGCTCAGCATCAACTGGGGCGCTTGGGCGGAGGGAGGCATGGTGACCAGCTTGGGCAAGCGCGGGGAGCACAAGATGAGCGGCACCGGTTTGAG